Proteins encoded in a region of the Dreissena polymorpha isolate Duluth1 chromosome 6, UMN_Dpol_1.0, whole genome shotgun sequence genome:
- the LOC127835669 gene encoding uncharacterized protein KIAA1958-like, which translates to MTTELDNYTGSFLLSIRKADGSEYEPDTLTSYHRGIDRYLRENKYSHSILDDREFETSRKVLASKRKELKQKGKGNRPHAAEAITSEERGILKQKAVIGLQSPRQLLNQVWLNNSTLFGIRGGTESHNLRWGDIKLKKTDQGREYLEYNERLTKTRTSETKSDQRAFPPKQFAHTNKDSCPVEAYKEFAHHRPKEALRDDAPFYLCINYSRHDGSNKWYKCQPMGENSLRSIMRTMAERGDLTGRKTNHSARKTTCTTLLHNGVAPTTIQQLTGHKNVQSVNNYAKASLEMQAAMSDILSENPDQQQIMQLNPRPTYGSVIPASVRNTSMSSSNKNTSNAAIDDSHDNTNLQGAQLFRCNLTINNYYAHSPSKKRKRICIVESDSD; encoded by the exons ATGACCACTGAACTTGACAACTACACAGGTTCATTCCTCCTGTCCATTCGTAAAGCCGACGGGTCTGAGTATGAGCCTGACACACTCACAAGCTACCATCGAGGCATTGACCG atatttaaGGGAAAATAAATATTCCCACAGCATTTTGGATGACAGAGAGTTTGAAACTTCTCGAAAGGTTTTGGCTTCCAAAAGAAAGGAACTGAAGCAAAAAGGAAAAGGAAACAGGCCCCATGCTGCTGAAGCCATTACCTCTGAAGAAAGagggattttaaaacaaaaagcagTAATTGGACTTCAAAGCCCAAGACAGCTGTTGAATCAAGTTTGGCTAAATAATTCAACATTGTTCGGCATTCGAGGTGGAACCGAAAGTCACAACCTTAGATGGGGcgacatcaaactgaaaaaaactgATCAAGGAAGAGAATACCTTGAATACAATGAACGGTTGACCAAAACACGTACATCGGAAACCAAGTCGGATCAAAGGGCCTTTCCACCTAAGCAGTTTGCTCATACCAACAAAGATTCATGCCCTGTTGAAGCGTACAAGGAGTTTGCTCATCACAGACCGAAAGAAGCTCTGCGTGATGATGCCCCTTTCTACTTGTGTATAAACTATAGTCGACATGATGGGTCCAACAAGTGGTATAAATGTCAGCCCATGGGTGAAAACTCCTTGAGGTCAATAATGAGAACGATGGCCGAGAGGGGCGATCTCACAGGTCGGAAGACAAATCACAGTGCCCGAAAAACAACCTGTACGACTCTCTTGCATAATGGGGTTGCTCCAACAACAATTCAACAGCTAACTGGACACAAAAATGTGCAAAGTGTTAACAATTACGCAAAGGCTTCTCTCGAAATGCAAGCAGCCATGTCCGACATATTATCAGAAAATCCTGACCAACAACAAATTATGCAACTTAACCCTAGGCCTACCTATGGTTCTGTCATCCCGGCATCGGTGCGAAACACATCTATGTCaagcagcaacaaaaacacatcCAACGCCGCCATTGATGATTCCCACGATAACACAAATCTCCAAGGTGCACAATTATTCCGGTGTAACCTAACCATCAACAACTACTATGCACACTCTCCATCGAAGAAACGCAAGAGAATATGCATAGTAGAAAGTGACAGCGATTAA